The following are encoded in a window of Impatiens glandulifera chromosome 5, dImpGla2.1, whole genome shotgun sequence genomic DNA:
- the LOC124940597 gene encoding chromatin remodeling protein EBS-like, whose translation MAKTSAVKRNLDSYTIRGTNKVVKVGDNVLLRSPENNTTPYVAQINKNQIDNRNNVTVQLRWYYRPEDSNGGRKLFHGEKELFLSDHYEFQSAYTVQGKCMVHSFKNYTKLERVGAKDYYCRFEYKSAIGLFLPIRVRVYCKCQIPENPDHFMVQCEECKNW comes from the exons ATGGCCAAAACCAGTGCAGTCAAACGCAACCTAGACTCCTACACTATCAGAGGCACCAACAAAGTCGTCAAAG TTGGAGACAATGTGCTGTTGCGATCACCGGAGAACAATACTACTCCTTATGTGGCTCAGATTAACAAGAACCAGATAGACAATAGAAATAACGTGACAGTTCAGCTAAGATGGTATTACAGGCCGGAGGATTCCAACGGAGGTCGTAAACTATTCCATGGTGAGAAAGAACTGTTCTTGTCTGACCACTATGAGTTTCAGAGTGCTTACACGGTTCAAGGTAAGTGTATGGTTCATTCTTTCAAGAATTACACCAAGCTAGAGAGGGTTGGAGCTAAGGATTACTATTGCCGATTTGAATACAAATCTGCAATCGGTCTTTTTTTACCTATTCGCGTTAGAGT GTATTGTAAATGCCAAATACCTGAGAACCCAGACCATTTTATGGTGCAGTGTGAGGAATGCAAAAACTGGTAA